The segment CGAACTCGGCGCATTTCTGCGCACCCACCGAGAGCGGCTGACGCCAAGCGACGTCGGCCTGCCGCCGGGCCGCAGGCGCCGCACACCGGGATTGCGGCGCGAGGAAGTTGCGCAGCTTTCGGGATTGAGTGCCACATGGATCACGTGGCTGGAGCAGGGGAGACCGGTGGCGATGTCCGTGCGCGCGCTGGGCAGTCTGGCCGAGGCCCTGCGACTGTCTCGCGCTGAACGCGCCTATCTGTTCGCGCTGGCTGGCAAGCCCGAACCGCGCCAGGATGCCGAGCCCGCCGTGCCCGTCGCACTGCTTGCGAGCGTTCAGGCAATCTCGGGGCCTGCCTATCTGCTGGATCGCCAATGGACCGCCCGGGCATGGAATGCAGCGGCCGCCGACCTGTTCGTCGGCTGGCTCGATGCTGCGTCCGGAGAGCGGAACCTGCTGCGAGCGATGTTCCTGCCGACGGCGTTGCAGGCGTTGGTGGAGGATTGGCCGCACCGCGCCGCACGGCTCGTGGCCGAGTTTCGTGTCCACAGCTTGCGTCATGCCGAAGATCCGCCGACACGCGCACTGATCGAGCGGCTCATGGAAGACAGCCCCGCGTTCGCGGCGGCCTGGCGTTCGCAGGACGTCGACGAGCGCCAAGGCGGCCGGCGCGGGTTTCATCACCCGATGCGCGGCCTGGTCTACTTCGAGCAACTCACGCTGGTACCCCCGGCTGCACCGGGGATGATGCTGGTGATGCTGCTGCCGGAAACACCCTGATTCGGCGCGATTCGCCGCGAGTCGCCCTGCATCGCGCGACGCGCGGGCTTACTTCGGCTGCATGCGGATTGCACCATCCAGGCGGATCACTTCGCCATTCAACATCGTATTGCCGATGATCGACTGGACCAGCTTGGCGTACTCCGCGGGGCGGCCCAGGCGCGGCGGGAACGGCACCATCTTGCCGAGCGCCTCTTGCACCTCTGGCGGCATCCCGAGCAGCATCGGTGTTTCGAACAACCCCGGGGCGATGGTCAGGCAGCGCACGCCGTCGCGGGAAAGATCGCGCGCGATGGCCAGCGTCATGCCCACCACGCCGCCCTTCGATGCCGCATACGCAGCCTGGCCGATCTGGCCATCGAACGCGGCCACCGAGGCCGTATTGATGATCACGCCGCGTTCGCCTTCGGCATCGGGAGTGTTCTGGACCATCTCCGCGGCGGCGAGGCGAATCATGTTGAAGGTGCCGATCAGGTTGACGCGGATGGTCTTCTCGAACGCATCGAGCGGATGCGGTCCGTTCTTGCCGACCGTCTTGGCGGCCACGGCGATACCCGCGCAGTTGACCAGCCCGGAGAGCCGGCCAAGCTTCCGCGCGGCATCCACGGCCGCCTGACCGTCGGCCTCCGACGCCACGTCGCATTTGACGAACTGCCCGCCGAGCTCCGTGGCCAGCGCCGTGCCCGCGGCTTCGTTGAGGTCGGCAATCACGACCTTGCCGCCCGCAGCCGCCAGCATGCGCGCCGTGCCCGCGCCGAGCCCGGATGCGCCGCCCGTGACAATGAATACGTTGCCCTGAATGTCCATGCGCCTGTCTCCTCGTTGTGAATGCCGTTTACGTTAACGTCAATTGGAGGCTATTGTACGAACCGCGCGAACCGATCGGCAAATAAAAAAGCGGCCCGGTTGCCCAGGGCCGCTTCTTCTTGATGCTGAAAGCGCTTCGCGACTTACTTCAGCGCGTCGAACACGCTTGCCGTGATCTTGTCGACTTCGCCAAGACCCGCGATCTTGCGGTACTTCGGCGGCGATACCTTCGCCGAGGCATCGCCGTTGGCGGCCCAGTTCGAGTAGTAGTCGACCAGCGGACGGGTTTGCTGCGAGTACACGTCCAGGCGCTTGCGCACCGTCTCTTCCTTGTCGTCGTCGCGCTGGATCAGTGCTTCGCCCGTTTCGTCGTCGACCATGTCGGCCTTCGGCGGGTTGAACTTGACGTGGTATGTCCGGCCCGACGCCACATGCACGCGGCGGCCGCTCATGCGCTCGATGATGGCGTCGAACGGCACGTCGATTTCCAGCACGTAGTCGATCGCCACGCCGGCTTCCTTCATTGCCTCGGCCTGCGGAATCGTGCGCGGGAAACCATCGAACAGGTAGCCCTTTTCGCAATCAGGCTGCTTAAGACGGTCTTTCACCAGGCCGATAATGATGTCATCCGACACCAGTCCGCCCGCGTCCATCACCTTCTTGGCTTCGATGCCCAGCGGCGTGCCCGCCTTCACCGCGGCGCGCAGCATGTCGCCCGTGGAGATTTGCGGAATGCCGAACTTCTCGCAGATGAACTTGGCTTGCGTGCCTTTGCCGGCGCCAGGTGCGCCCAACAGGATCAAACGCATTTACGGGTCCTCAAGGTATTTGAATTCGGTCTGGCGGGAGGGATGGAAGGAGGGTACCGCCGCAACTTGACGCAGGACTTACGCGGTCAGGCCAGACTGTGCGAGTCGAGCCATGTGCCGGAGTCAGGTCATGCTCGACGCGCCGGGCGCGCAGCAGGT is part of the Cupriavidus metallidurans CH34 genome and harbors:
- a CDS encoding helix-turn-helix transcriptional regulator, producing the protein MSIEPTQVSREAELGAFLRTHRERLTPSDVGLPPGRRRRTPGLRREEVAQLSGLSATWITWLEQGRPVAMSVRALGSLAEALRLSRAERAYLFALAGKPEPRQDAEPAVPVALLASVQAISGPAYLLDRQWTARAWNAAAADLFVGWLDAASGERNLLRAMFLPTALQALVEDWPHRAARLVAEFRVHSLRHAEDPPTRALIERLMEDSPAFAAAWRSQDVDERQGGRRGFHHPMRGLVYFEQLTLVPPAAPGMMLVMLLPETP
- a CDS encoding 3-hydroxyacyl-CoA dehydrogenase, producing the protein MDIQGNVFIVTGGASGLGAGTARMLAAAGGKVVIADLNEAAGTALATELGGQFVKCDVASEADGQAAVDAARKLGRLSGLVNCAGIAVAAKTVGKNGPHPLDAFEKTIRVNLIGTFNMIRLAAAEMVQNTPDAEGERGVIINTASVAAFDGQIGQAAYAASKGGVVGMTLAIARDLSRDGVRCLTIAPGLFETPMLLGMPPEVQEALGKMVPFPPRLGRPAEYAKLVQSIIGNTMLNGEVIRLDGAIRMQPK
- the adk gene encoding adenylate kinase, with translation MRLILLGAPGAGKGTQAKFICEKFGIPQISTGDMLRAAVKAGTPLGIEAKKVMDAGGLVSDDIIIGLVKDRLKQPDCEKGYLFDGFPRTIPQAEAMKEAGVAIDYVLEIDVPFDAIIERMSGRRVHVASGRTYHVKFNPPKADMVDDETGEALIQRDDDKEETVRKRLDVYSQQTRPLVDYYSNWAANGDASAKVSPPKYRKIAGLGEVDKITASVFDALK